Proteins encoded within one genomic window of uncultured Draconibacterium sp.:
- a CDS encoding D-alanine--D-alanine ligase, translating into MSKNNKPNIAVIAGGDSSEFVVSVKSGANVLKAVDSEKFTPWLVQMQGLNWEVFQNEEKIADIDKSDFSFTVNNEKIKFDFAYITIHGTPGEDGILQAYFELLNVPYSTCNVHSSSLTFNKWFCNNYLRSHGIKMAISKKFKKGEAIDAEAIVEDLGLPIFVKPNAGGSSFGITKVKETGEVKAAIEKAWKESDEALVEQFIDGHEFTCGAVRLKGEKVVFPITEVIPQNEFFDFEAKYTPGATQEITPARLPEQLFRNCQELTSKIYDLCECSGIVRIDFILQGDEFYFLEVNTTPGMTATSFIPQQIEAMGSTLKSIIAQIIEEKLSERTINNCE; encoded by the coding sequence ATGAGTAAGAACAACAAACCCAATATAGCCGTAATTGCCGGAGGCGATTCATCGGAATTTGTAGTGTCCGTAAAAAGCGGAGCCAACGTTTTAAAAGCTGTCGACAGCGAGAAATTCACCCCGTGGTTAGTACAAATGCAGGGACTAAACTGGGAAGTTTTTCAGAACGAAGAGAAAATTGCGGACATCGATAAATCGGATTTTAGTTTTACCGTAAACAACGAAAAGATAAAATTTGATTTTGCCTACATTACTATTCACGGAACACCGGGCGAAGACGGGATTTTACAAGCTTATTTCGAATTGCTGAATGTTCCCTATTCTACTTGCAACGTTCATTCGTCGTCGCTTACTTTTAACAAGTGGTTTTGCAACAACTACCTGCGTTCGCACGGCATAAAAATGGCGATCTCGAAAAAATTCAAAAAAGGCGAAGCAATCGATGCCGAGGCTATTGTTGAAGATTTGGGATTACCCATCTTCGTGAAACCTAATGCCGGAGGTTCAAGCTTTGGAATTACCAAAGTAAAAGAAACCGGCGAAGTAAAAGCCGCCATTGAAAAAGCATGGAAGGAAAGCGACGAAGCTCTGGTTGAACAATTTATCGACGGACACGAGTTTACCTGTGGTGCCGTTCGCCTGAAAGGTGAAAAAGTGGTTTTCCCGATTACCGAAGTAATTCCGCAAAATGAATTTTTCGATTTCGAAGCAAAATATACGCCGGGAGCTACACAGGAAATTACGCCGGCGAGGTTACCCGAACAGCTTTTCAGAAATTGCCAGGAGCTAACTTCGAAAATTTACGACTTGTGCGAATGCTCAGGAATCGTTCGAATCGACTTTATTTTGCAAGGAGACGAGTTCTATTTCCTCGAAGTAAATACCACGCCCGGAATGACTGCCACCAGCTTTATTCCGCAGCAAATTGAGGCAATGGGAAGCACACTAAAAAGCATTATTGCTCAAATTATTGAGGAGAAATTAAGCGAGAGAACTATCAACAATTGTGAATAG